One segment of Ricinus communis isolate WT05 ecotype wild-type chromosome 8, ASM1957865v1, whole genome shotgun sequence DNA contains the following:
- the LOC8270886 gene encoding two-component response regulator ARR9, with the protein MGMAADSQFHVLAVDDSLIDRKLIERLLKTSSFHVTAVDSGSKALEFLGLNEEEEEEEEERRDSSPISVCPDDEHHQDLQVNLIITDYCMPGMTGYDLLRKIKESKSFKDIPVVIMSSENVPSRINRCLEEGAEEFFLKPVQLSDVNKLKPHMMKGKTRENEPNNKRKGMEEIHSPERTRTRYYANNNNNGLEVV; encoded by the exons ATGGGTATGGCTGCAGATTCTCAGTTTCATGTTCTCGCTGTTGATGACAGCCTGATTGATAGAAAATTGATTGAGAGACTCCTTAAAACCTCGTCTTTTCATG TTACTGCGGTTGATTCGGGAAGCAAGGCCTTGGAGTTCTTAGGTCtgaatgaagaagaagaagaagaagaagaagaaaggagggaCTCGAGCCCTATATCTGTTTGTCCAGATGATGAACATCATCAAGATTTGCAAGTAAATTTGATCATTACAGATTATTGTATGCCAGGGATGACAGGCTATGATCTTCTTAGAAAGATCAAg gaatctaaatcttttaagGACATTCCAGTTGTGATCATGTCCTCTGAAAATGTTCCATCAAGAATTAATAG atgcttggaagaaggagcTGAAGAATTCTTTTTGAAGCCAGTCCAATTATCAGATGTGAACAAGCTTAAACCTCACATGATGAAAGGAAAAACCAGAGAAAATGAGCCAAATAACAAAAGGAAAGGAATGGAAGAGATCCACTCGCCAGAGAGAACAAGAACAAGATATTatgctaataataataataatggccTGGAAGTTGTCTGA
- the LOC8270885 gene encoding (R,S)-reticuline 7-O-methyltransferase, with the protein MGSQESGEDEAMKLMGQAAIWNCLFGYIEGMALKCIVQLYIPDIINSHGCPLSLSAIVKTINHPSFNTNRLSRIMALLVRRDIFSAKPAVATEAEDNNTTLLYGLTNSSKWLIRDSKMSLAPMLLLQNHETFVSTFHHLADIVKEGGTGFAKCHGMEVWDFALANPEFNNLFNEAMAAASMIIVEAVKKGYKAGFNGIGSLVDVAGGTGAMIAEIVKEHPHIKGTNFDLPHVVATAPKYVGVNHVAGDMFTSIPSADALLLKWILHDWKDEDCIKILKNCRKAVPKKTGKLIVIDAVLCPKGNGLFDEMGFVLDLALMTQIDGKERDESEWEILLKEGGFGRYKIIKIPALASIIEAYPD; encoded by the exons ATGGGAAGCCAAGAATCCGGAGAAGATGAAGCAATGAAGCTGATGGGTCAAGCTGCAATATGGAATTGCTTGTTCGGATACATAGAGGGCATGGCCTTGAAGTGTATAGTACAGTTATACATCCCTGACATTATCAACTCCCATGGCTGCCCGCTTTCCCTATCTGCCATTGTTAAAACCATCAACCACCCTTCTTTTAACACTAATCGTCTCTCACGTATCATGGCGCTATTAGTCCGCAGAGACATCTTCTCTGCAAAACCTGCCGTGGCCACAGAAGCGGAAGATAATAACACAACTCTTCTTTATGGCCTCACAAATTCCTCTAAATGGTTAATACGCGATTCAAAGATGAGTCTTGCACCCATGTTGCTGTTACAGAACCATGAAACTTTCGTATCAACTTTTCACCACCTTGCTGATATTGTCAAAGAAGGTGGGACAGGTTTTGCCAAGTGTCATGGTATGGAAGTTTGGGATTTTGCATTAGCCAATCCTGAATTCAACAACTTATTTAATGAGGCTATGGCTGCAGCATCCATGATCATTGTTGAAGCAGTGAAGAAGGGATATAAAGCTGGGTTCAATGGAATAGGTTCTCTTGTGGATGTAGCAGGCGGGACTGGTGCTATGATTGCTGAGATTGTGAAGGAACATCCGCATATCAAAGGTACTAACTTTGATCTTCCACATGTGGTGGCTACGGCACCAAAGTATGTTGGCGTCAACCATGTTGCTGGGGATATGTTTACAAGCATTCCTTCAGCTGATGCACTTCTGTTGAAg TGGATATTGCATGATTGGAAGGATGAAGATTGCatcaaaatattgaaaaattgtCGAAAAGCTGTACCAAAGAAAACAGGGAAGCTCATAGTTATTGATGCAGTTTTGTGCCCCAAAGGAAATGGGCTGTTTGATGAAATGGGGTTCGTATTGGACCTGGCGCTGATGACCCAAATCGATGGAAAGGAAAGGGATGAATCAGAATGGGAAATATTATTGAAGGAAGGAGGCTTTGGTCGTTACAAGATTATCAAAATTCCAGCTTTAGCATCAATTATTGAGGCTTACCCAGACTGA